In Caloenas nicobarica isolate bCalNic1 chromosome 5, bCalNic1.hap1, whole genome shotgun sequence, a single genomic region encodes these proteins:
- the RTN1 gene encoding reticulon-1 isoform X2, whose product MQASADSTKMDCLWSNWKCQAIDLLYWRDIKQTGIMFGSLLLLLFSLTQFSVVSVVAYLALAGLSATISFRIYKSVLQAVQKTDEGHPFKAYLEMEMNLSQDQIQKYTDCLQLYVNSTVKELRRLFLVQDLVDSLKFAVLMWLLTYVGALFNGLTLLIMAVVSMFTLPVVYDKYQAQIDQYLGLVRTHINTVVAKIQAKIPGAKRKAE is encoded by the exons ATGCAAGCCAGTGCCGATTCCACCAAGATGGACTGTCTTTGGAGCAACTGGAAATGTCAGG CTATCGACCTGTTGTACTGGCGTGACATCAAGCAGACAGGGATCATGTTCGGCAGCCTCCTCTTGCTGCTCTTCTCCCTGACCCAGTTCAGCGTCGTCAGTGTCGTGGCTTACCTGGCCCTCGCCGGCCTCTCGGCCACCATTAGCTTCAGAATCTACAAATCGGTCCTACAGGCTGTGCAGAAGACGGACGAGGGCCACCCCTTCAA AGCCTACTTGGAGATGGAAATGAATCTTTCACAGGACCAGATTCAGAAATACACAGACTGTCTCCAGCTATACGTCAACAGCACAGTCAAAGAGCTGAGGAGACTCTTTCTCGTTCAGGACCTCGTGGATTCTTTAAAA TTTGCAGTACTAATGTGGCTGCTGACTTACGTGGGAGCCCTCTTCAATGGCCTGACTCTTCTGATAATGG ctgTGGTGTCAATGTTTACTCTCCCCGTTGTATATGACAAGTACCAG GCACAGATTGATCAATACTTGGGACTGGTCCGGACCCACATAAACACTGTTGTGGCAAA gATTCAAGCTAAAATCCCAGGTGCTAAGAGAAAGGCAGAGTAA